One window of the Shewanella maritima genome contains the following:
- the rpsL gene encoding 30S ribosomal protein S12 has translation MSTVNQLVRKPRSPQVKKTNVPALNACPQKRGVCTRVYTTTPKKPNSALRKVARVRLTNGFEVTSYIGGEGHNLQEHSVILIRGGRVKDLPGVRYHTVRGALDCAGVTTRRQGRSKYGAKRPKS, from the coding sequence ATGTCAACTGTAAACCAGTTGGTACGTAAGCCACGCTCGCCGCAAGTCAAAAAGACTAACGTGCCAGCGTTGAACGCGTGCCCACAAAAACGTGGTGTTTGTACTCGTGTGTACACTACAACACCTAAAAAACCTAACTCTGCACTACGTAAAGTAGCTCGTGTGCGTCTAACTAACGGTTTCGAAGTAACTTCGTACATCGGTGGTGAAGGCCATAACTTGCAAGAACACAGTGTAATCCTAATCCGTGGTGGTCGTGTTAAAGACTTACCTGGTGTGCGTTACCACACTGTTCGTGGCGCATTAGACTGTGCTGGCGTGACTACTCGTCGCCAAGGCCGCTCTAAGTACGGTGCTAAGCGTCCTAAGTCTTAA
- the rpsG gene encoding 30S ribosomal protein S7: protein MPRRRVVGQRKILPDPKFQSELLAKFINVIMQDGKKSTAEKIIYKALDVVADKKGEEHLVILEAALENVRPSVEVKSRRVGGSTYQVPCEVRPVRRNALAMRWLVEAARKRGEKSMALRLAGEMLDASENKGTAVKKREDVHRMAEANKAFAHYRW, encoded by the coding sequence ATGCCAAGACGTCGCGTTGTAGGACAACGTAAAATCCTACCAGATCCAAAGTTCCAAAGTGAGTTGCTGGCTAAGTTCATCAACGTCATTATGCAGGACGGCAAAAAGTCGACTGCTGAAAAAATTATCTACAAGGCACTAGATGTTGTTGCTGACAAAAAAGGCGAAGAGCACCTAGTAATCCTTGAAGCAGCACTTGAGAATGTTCGCCCATCAGTCGAGGTTAAATCTCGTCGTGTTGGTGGTTCAACATATCAAGTACCATGTGAAGTTCGTCCAGTGCGTCGTAACGCACTAGCGATGCGCTGGTTAGTTGAAGCTGCTCGCAAGCGTGGTGAAAAATCTATGGCTCTACGTCTAGCAGGTGAAATGCTAGACGCATCTGAAAACAAAGGTACTGCTGTTAAGAAGCGTGAAGACGTGCATCGCATGGCTGAAGCTAACAAAGCCTTTGCTCATTACCGTTGGTAA
- the fusA gene encoding elongation factor G, whose translation MARTTPIERYRNIGIVAHVDAGKTTTTERVLFYTGLSHKIGEVHDGAATTDWMVQEQERGITITSAAVTAFWRGMDAQFTEHRINIIDTPGHVDFTIEVERSLRVLDGAVVVFCGSSGVEPQSETVWRQANKYEVPRIVFVNKMDRAGADFDSVIDQIRNRLGANCVPIQLNIGAEEHFKGVIDLIKMKAINWSEEDQGVSFSYEEIPADLLDKAQEMHEYLVESAAEASDELMDKYLEEGELSEQEIKQALRQRVINNEIVLATCGSAFKNKGVQAVLDAVVDFLPAPIDVPAIKGVDMDENEVERPSDDNAPFSSLAFKIATDPFVGTLTFIRVYSGVLETGASVYNSVKQKRERIGRIVQMHANDRTELKEVRAGDIAAAIGLKEVTTGDTLCDNDQKVILERMEFPEPVITIAVEPRSKADQDKMAIALQKLAAEDPSFRVETDEETAQTLISGMGELHLDIIVDRMRREFSVECNVGKPQVAYRETIRDSVEVEGKFVRQSGGRGQFGHVWLKLEPLEEGAGYEFVNEIVGGVVPREYIPAVDKGIQEQMKNGVLASYPVLDVKVTLYDGSYHDVDSNEMAFKIAGSMGFKKGALEANPVLLEPCMKVEVTTPEDYMGDVVGDLNRRRGIIEGMDDGIGGVKIVRSVVPLAEMFGYATDLRSATQGRASYSMEFLKYDEAPSNVAKAIIESRT comes from the coding sequence GTGGCTCGTACAACCCCAATTGAGCGTTATCGTAATATCGGTATTGTTGCTCATGTGGATGCAGGTAAAACTACCACAACAGAACGTGTTCTGTTCTATACCGGTTTGTCTCATAAAATCGGTGAAGTGCACGACGGCGCCGCTACTACAGACTGGATGGTACAAGAGCAAGAGCGTGGTATTACTATCACATCTGCTGCTGTAACAGCATTCTGGCGTGGTATGGATGCTCAGTTCACTGAACATCGTATTAATATCATCGATACCCCAGGTCACGTTGACTTCACCATTGAGGTGGAGCGTTCATTACGTGTGCTTGATGGCGCTGTAGTTGTATTCTGCGGCTCATCAGGTGTAGAACCTCAGTCAGAGACTGTTTGGCGTCAAGCCAACAAGTATGAAGTACCACGCATTGTGTTCGTTAACAAAATGGACCGAGCAGGTGCTGACTTTGACAGCGTGATCGACCAAATCCGTAACCGCTTAGGTGCTAACTGTGTACCAATTCAATTGAATATTGGTGCCGAAGAGCATTTCAAAGGCGTTATTGATTTGATTAAGATGAAAGCGATTAACTGGTCTGAAGAAGATCAGGGTGTATCTTTCTCTTATGAAGAAATTCCCGCAGATCTCTTGGACAAAGCTCAAGAGATGCATGAGTACCTTGTCGAAAGTGCCGCTGAAGCTTCTGATGAACTGATGGACAAATACCTTGAAGAAGGTGAGCTATCAGAGCAAGAAATCAAGCAAGCACTACGTCAACGTGTCATCAACAACGAAATCGTACTAGCTACCTGTGGTTCTGCATTTAAGAACAAAGGTGTACAAGCGGTACTTGATGCTGTTGTTGACTTCTTGCCTGCTCCCATTGACGTACCTGCTATTAAAGGTGTTGATATGGATGAGAACGAAGTTGAACGTCCATCTGACGACAACGCACCTTTCTCATCGCTGGCATTTAAGATTGCAACTGACCCGTTCGTGGGCACACTTACCTTTATCCGCGTATATTCGGGTGTACTAGAAACTGGTGCATCGGTATACAACTCAGTGAAGCAAAAACGTGAGCGTATCGGTCGTATCGTGCAAATGCATGCTAATGACCGTACTGAGCTGAAAGAAGTTCGAGCTGGCGATATTGCTGCTGCGATTGGTCTAAAGGAAGTCACCACGGGTGATACTTTATGCGACAACGATCAAAAAGTAATACTTGAGCGAATGGAGTTTCCAGAGCCAGTTATTACCATTGCCGTTGAGCCGCGCTCAAAAGCTGACCAAGACAAAATGGCGATTGCACTGCAGAAACTTGCTGCAGAAGATCCGTCATTCCGTGTTGAGACAGATGAAGAGACCGCTCAAACACTGATCTCTGGTATGGGTGAATTACACTTGGACATCATCGTTGACCGTATGCGTCGCGAATTCAGTGTTGAGTGTAATGTTGGTAAACCACAAGTGGCTTACCGCGAAACTATCCGTGACAGCGTCGAAGTGGAAGGTAAATTCGTACGCCAATCTGGTGGTCGTGGCCAATTTGGTCATGTATGGCTAAAACTAGAGCCTCTAGAAGAGGGCGCTGGCTACGAATTTGTTAACGAAATTGTTGGTGGTGTAGTTCCACGTGAGTACATTCCGGCAGTTGACAAAGGTATTCAAGAGCAAATGAAGAACGGCGTATTAGCTAGTTATCCTGTTCTTGATGTGAAGGTCACCCTATATGATGGTTCATACCATGATGTAGACTCTAATGAGATGGCTTTCAAGATTGCTGGTTCAATGGGCTTTAAGAAGGGCGCACTAGAAGCTAACCCTGTATTGCTCGAACCATGCATGAAAGTTGAAGTAACTACACCTGAAGATTACATGGGTGACGTTGTGGGCGACCTCAACAGACGTCGTGGTATCATTGAAGGTATGGACGATGGCATCGGTGGTGTTAAAATAGTCCGCTCAGTAGTACCTTTAGCTGAAATGTTTGGTTATGCAACCGACCTACGAAGTGCTACACAAGGTCGCGCTTCATACTCTATGGAGTTTTTGAAGTACGATGAAGCACCAAGTAACGTTGCAAAAGCGATTATCGAATCACGTACTTAG
- the tuf gene encoding elongation factor Tu, with protein MAKEKFERSKPHVNVGTIGHVDHGKTTLTAAISAVLTKAYGGETKDFAQIDNAPEERERGITINTSHIEYDTPTRHYAHVDCPGHADYVKNMITGAAQMDGAILVVAATDGPMPQTREHILLSRQVGVPFIIVFMNKCDMVDDEELLELVEMEVRELLSEYDFPGDDLPVIQGSALGALNGEAQWEEKVIELAEALDTYIPEPERDIDKPFLLPIEDVFSIQGRGTVVTGRVERGIITVGDDVEIVGIKDTTTTTCTGVEMFRKLLDEGRAGENCGVLLRGTKRDEVERGQVLAKPGTITPHTSFESEVYVLSKDEGGRHTPFFKGYRPQFYFRTTDVTGTIELPEGVEMVMPGDNIKMNVTLIYPIAMDEGLRFAIREGGRTVGAGVVAKIVD; from the coding sequence GTGGCAAAAGAAAAATTTGAACGTAGTAAGCCGCACGTAAACGTGGGCACAATTGGTCACGTTGACCATGGTAAAACTACTCTAACAGCGGCTATCTCTGCAGTATTAACTAAAGCATACGGCGGTGAGACTAAAGATTTCGCACAAATCGATAACGCTCCAGAAGAGCGTGAGCGTGGTATTACAATTAATACTTCTCACATCGAATATGATACTCCAACTCGTCACTACGCACACGTAGACTGCCCAGGTCACGCGGATTATGTTAAAAACATGATTACTGGTGCTGCACAGATGGACGGCGCAATCTTAGTAGTAGCAGCGACTGATGGCCCAATGCCACAGACTCGTGAGCACATCCTGCTTTCACGTCAGGTTGGTGTACCTTTCATCATCGTATTCATGAACAAATGTGACATGGTTGACGATGAAGAACTACTAGAACTAGTAGAAATGGAAGTTCGTGAACTTCTATCTGAGTACGACTTCCCAGGTGATGACCTACCAGTTATCCAAGGTTCTGCACTAGGCGCACTAAACGGTGAAGCTCAGTGGGAAGAGAAAGTAATCGAGCTTGCAGAAGCTTTAGATACTTACATCCCAGAGCCAGAGCGTGACATCGACAAGCCATTCCTACTACCGATTGAAGACGTATTCTCAATCCAAGGTCGTGGTACTGTAGTAACAGGTCGTGTTGAGCGTGGTATCATCACAGTAGGTGACGACGTAGAAATCGTTGGTATCAAAGACACTACAACTACAACTTGTACAGGTGTAGAAATGTTCCGTAAGCTGCTTGACGAAGGTCGTGCAGGTGAGAACTGTGGTGTACTACTACGTGGTACTAAGCGTGACGAAGTTGAGCGTGGTCAAGTACTAGCTAAGCCAGGTACAATCACTCCTCACACTTCTTTCGAATCAGAAGTATACGTACTATCTAAAGATGAAGGTGGTCGTCACACTCCATTCTTCAAAGGTTACCGTCCACAGTTCTACTTCCGTACAACTGACGTAACAGGTACTATCGAGCTACCAGAAGGCGTAGAAATGGTAATGCCAGGTGACAACATCAAGATGAATGTTACCCTAATTTACCCAATCGCGATGGACGAAGGTCTACGTTTCGCAATCCGTGAAGGTGGCCGCACAGTAGGTGCTGGTGTTGTAGCTAAAATCGTCGACTAA
- the rpsJ gene encoding 30S ribosomal protein S10, whose amino-acid sequence MQNQRIRIRLKGFDHRLIDQSTAEIVETAKRTGAQVRGPIPLPTRKERYTVLISPHVNKDARDQYEIRTHKRLVDIVEPTEKTVDALMRLDLAAGVDVQISLG is encoded by the coding sequence ATGCAGAACCAAAGAATCCGTATCCGCTTAAAAGGCTTTGATCATCGTCTGATTGATCAGTCTACAGCGGAAATCGTTGAAACTGCTAAGCGTACAGGCGCGCAGGTACGTGGTCCAATCCCACTACCAACACGCAAAGAGCGTTATACCGTTTTGATCTCTCCGCACGTTAACAAAGATGCACGTGATCAGTACGAAATCCGTACCCACAAGCGTTTAGTTGACATCGTAGAGCCAACAGAGAAGACAGTAGACGCGTTAATGCGTTTAGATCTTGCGGCTGGTGTCGACGTTCAGATTAGCTTAGGTTAA
- the rplC gene encoding 50S ribosomal protein L3, whose translation MAIGLIGRKVGMTRIFTEDGASIPVTVIEVAGNRVAQVKTLENDGYRALQLTTGTKKANRITKAEAGHFAKGGVEAGRGLWEMRLADGEGEGIEVGAELNVDIFADVAKVDVTGQSKGKGFQGGIKRWNFRTQDATHGNSLAHRANGSIGQNQTPGRVFKGKKMSGHMGAEQVTTQNLHVVRVDAERNLLLVRGAVPGATNGDLIIKPAVKA comes from the coding sequence ATGGCTATCGGTCTTATTGGTCGTAAAGTGGGTATGACCCGCATCTTCACTGAAGATGGTGCGTCTATCCCTGTAACTGTAATTGAGGTTGCTGGCAACCGCGTTGCTCAAGTGAAAACTTTAGAGAACGACGGCTACCGTGCACTTCAGTTAACTACAGGTACCAAAAAAGCCAATCGCATCACTAAAGCAGAAGCAGGTCACTTTGCCAAGGGCGGTGTAGAAGCCGGTCGTGGTTTATGGGAAATGCGTCTAGCAGACGGTGAAGGCGAAGGCATTGAAGTTGGTGCTGAGCTAAATGTTGATATTTTCGCAGACGTAGCGAAAGTAGACGTTACTGGTCAGTCTAAGGGTAAAGGTTTCCAAGGCGGTATTAAGCGTTGGAATTTCCGTACTCAAGACGCGACTCACGGTAACTCATTGGCGCACCGCGCGAATGGTTCTATCGGTCAGAACCAAACGCCAGGTCGCGTATTCAAAGGCAAAAAGATGTCAGGCCACATGGGTGCTGAGCAAGTAACGACTCAAAATCTACACGTTGTACGTGTTGATGCAGAGCGTAACTTACTTCTAGTACGTGGTGCTGTACCAGGCGCTACTAATGGCGACCTGATCATCAAGCCTGCTGTTAAAGCTTAA
- the rplD gene encoding 50S ribosomal protein L4, whose product MELVLKDAQSALEVSETTFGQDFNEALVHQVVVAYAANARQGTRAQKTRAEVKGSGKKPWRQKGTGRARAGSVKGPIWRGGGVSFAAKPQEHGQKVNKKMYRGALKSILSELVRQERLVVVESFGVEAPKTKELKAKLKDLQLDDVLIVTAEVDENLFLAARNLYKVDVRDVAGLDPVSLIAFNTVLVTADAVKQIEEMLA is encoded by the coding sequence ATGGAATTGGTATTGAAAGACGCTCAAAGCGCTCTTGAAGTTTCCGAAACTACCTTCGGCCAGGACTTTAACGAGGCTCTGGTTCATCAGGTAGTTGTAGCGTACGCTGCTAACGCACGTCAGGGCACTCGTGCTCAAAAGACTCGTGCAGAAGTAAAAGGCTCTGGTAAAAAGCCTTGGCGTCAAAAAGGTACTGGCCGTGCACGTGCCGGTAGCGTAAAAGGCCCAATCTGGCGTGGTGGTGGCGTATCTTTCGCTGCTAAGCCACAAGAGCATGGCCAAAAAGTTAACAAGAAGATGTACCGTGGTGCTCTTAAGAGCATTCTTTCTGAATTGGTACGTCAAGAGCGTTTAGTTGTTGTTGAATCTTTCGGCGTTGAAGCTCCTAAAACTAAAGAGCTAAAAGCTAAGCTTAAAGATCTTCAATTAGACGACGTTCTAATTGTTACTGCAGAAGTTGATGAGAACCTATTCTTAGCGGCTCGCAACTTATACAAAGTTGACGTACGTGACGTAGCGGGTCTAGACCCAGTTAGTCTAATCGCGTTCAACACTGTTTTAGTTACTGCTGACGCAGTGAAGCAAATCGAGGAGATGCTAGCATGA
- the rplW gene encoding 50S ribosomal protein L23, translating to MITEERLLKVILAPHISEKSTIEAEKNNTVVFRVAIDATKAEIKAAVAKLFEVEVDSVRTLVNKGKTKRTGGRAGRRSDWKKAYVTLAAGADIDFVGAE from the coding sequence ATGATCACCGAAGAACGTTTGCTAAAAGTTATTCTTGCTCCGCATATCTCTGAAAAGAGCACTATCGAAGCTGAGAAAAACAACACTGTAGTTTTCCGCGTAGCAATCGATGCAACTAAAGCAGAGATTAAAGCTGCAGTAGCGAAGCTATTTGAAGTTGAAGTTGATTCAGTTCGCACTCTAGTTAACAAAGGCAAAACTAAGCGCACTGGTGGCCGTGCAGGTCGTCGTAGCGATTGGAAAAAAGCTTATGTAACTCTAGCTGCTGGTGCTGACATCGATTTCGTCGGCGCTGAGTAA
- the rplB gene encoding 50S ribosomal protein L2 — protein sequence MAVIKCKPTSAGRRHVVKVVNTDLHKGKPFAGLLAKKSKSGGRNNTGRITVRHVGGGHKQHYRLIDFKRDKDGIPAKIERLEYDPNRTAHIALVLYADGERRYILAAKGMQAGDAIQSGIDAEIKTGNAMPLRNIPVGSVVHAVEMKPGKGAQIARSAGAYVQVVARDGAYATLRLRSGEMRKVPVDCRATFGEVGNAEHMLRQLGKAGAKRWRGVRPTVRGVAMNPVDHPHGGGEGRTSGGRHPVSPWGVPTKGYKTRSNKRTDKYIVRRRNK from the coding sequence ATGGCAGTTATTAAGTGTAAGCCAACCTCTGCTGGTCGTCGCCACGTTGTTAAAGTGGTAAACACTGACCTGCATAAAGGTAAGCCTTTTGCTGGCCTGCTGGCGAAAAAGTCTAAAAGTGGTGGCCGTAACAATACTGGCCGTATCACTGTTCGTCACGTTGGTGGTGGACACAAGCAGCACTACCGTCTAATCGACTTTAAGCGCGATAAAGATGGTATCCCTGCAAAAATCGAACGTCTTGAGTACGATCCAAACCGTACAGCGCACATCGCGCTAGTATTGTACGCAGACGGTGAGCGTCGTTACATCCTTGCTGCTAAAGGCATGCAAGCTGGTGACGCAATCCAATCTGGTATCGATGCAGAAATCAAGACTGGTAACGCTATGCCGTTACGCAACATTCCAGTAGGTAGTGTTGTTCACGCGGTAGAAATGAAGCCTGGTAAAGGTGCTCAGATCGCTCGTTCAGCTGGTGCTTATGTACAAGTTGTAGCGCGTGACGGTGCTTATGCAACTCTACGTCTTCGCTCTGGCGAAATGCGTAAAGTTCCAGTTGATTGCCGCGCGACATTCGGTGAAGTTGGTAATGCCGAGCACATGCTACGCCAGTTAGGTAAAGCTGGTGCTAAGCGCTGGAGAGGCGTACGCCCTACAGTTCGTGGTGTTGCAATGAACCCGGTAGACCATCCACACGGTGGTGGTGAAGGCCGTACTTCTGGTGGCCGTCACCCTGTATCACCATGGGGTGTTCCAACTAAGGGTTACAAAACTCGTAGCAACAAACGCACTGACAAGTACATCGTACGTCGTCGTAATAAATAG
- the rpsS gene encoding 30S ribosomal protein S19 encodes MPRSLKKGPFIDLHLLKKVEKAMESGDKKPIKTWSRRSMIIPNMIGLTIAVHNGRQHVPVFVTDEMIGHKLGEFSPTRTYRGHAADKKAKKR; translated from the coding sequence ATGCCACGTTCTCTCAAGAAAGGTCCATTCATTGACCTACACTTGCTGAAGAAGGTAGAGAAAGCGATGGAGTCTGGTGACAAAAAGCCAATTAAAACTTGGTCTCGCCGCTCAATGATCATTCCAAACATGATTGGTTTGACCATCGCTGTCCATAATGGTCGTCAGCACGTACCTGTGTTCGTAACTGACGAAATGATCGGCCACAAACTTGGTGAATTTTCACCAACTCGCACTTATCGCGGCCATGCTGCTGATAAGAAAGCGAAGAAGCGTTAA
- the rplV gene encoding 50S ribosomal protein L22 — MEVLAKHRFARTSAQKARLVADQIRGLPVSKALEILTFSPKKAAVLVKKVLDSAIANAEHNEGADIDELKVGKVFVDEGPTMKRIMPRAKGRADRIMKRTSHITVVVSDR; from the coding sequence ATGGAAGTTTTAGCTAAACATCGTTTTGCTCGTACGTCAGCGCAGAAGGCCCGTCTGGTTGCTGATCAAATCCGTGGTCTGCCTGTATCTAAGGCGCTAGAGATTTTGACTTTCAGCCCTAAGAAAGCCGCCGTACTAGTTAAAAAAGTACTTGACTCAGCTATCGCAAACGCCGAGCACAACGAAGGTGCAGATATCGATGAGCTTAAAGTTGGTAAAGTTTTCGTTGACGAAGGCCCAACTATGAAGCGTATCATGCCTCGTGCTAAAGGCCGCGCTGATCGTATCATGAAGCGTACCAGCCACATCACTGTGGTTGTATCAGATCGCTAG
- the rpsC gene encoding 30S ribosomal protein S3, protein MGQKVHPNGIRLGITKPWISTWYADKSDYADNLNSDWEVRQYLTEKLKAASVSKIVIERPAKSIRVTIHTARPGVVIGKKGEDVEVLRAHVSKITGTTAQINIAEIRKPELDAKLVADSIAQQLERRVMFRRAMKRAVQNAMRIGAQGIKVEVSGRLGGAEIARSEWYREGRVPLHTLRADIDYSTAESHTQYGVIGIKVWIFKGEVLDGTIPALEEPKQQPKRKPRGK, encoded by the coding sequence ATGGGACAGAAAGTACATCCTAATGGTATCCGTCTGGGTATCACCAAGCCTTGGATCTCTACCTGGTACGCAGATAAGTCAGATTATGCAGATAATCTGAACAGCGACTGGGAAGTGCGCCAATACTTAACTGAAAAGTTAAAGGCTGCATCAGTATCTAAGATCGTTATCGAACGCCCAGCGAAAAGCATCCGCGTTACTATTCACACTGCCCGTCCAGGTGTTGTGATTGGTAAGAAAGGTGAAGACGTTGAAGTATTACGTGCACACGTGTCTAAAATCACTGGCACTACTGCTCAAATCAACATCGCTGAAATCCGTAAGCCTGAATTAGACGCTAAGTTAGTTGCTGACTCTATCGCTCAGCAATTAGAACGCCGTGTAATGTTCCGTCGCGCTATGAAGCGTGCGGTACAAAACGCAATGCGCATCGGTGCCCAAGGTATCAAAGTTGAAGTGAGTGGCCGTCTAGGTGGCGCTGAAATCGCACGTTCTGAGTGGTATCGTGAAGGTCGTGTACCTCTACATACTCTACGTGCTGATATCGACTATTCAACTGCTGAATCTCACACTCAATACGGTGTGATTGGTATTAAAGTTTGGATCTTCAAAGGTGAAGTTCTAGACGGTACTATTCCAGCACTAGAAGAGCCGAAGCAGCAACCTAAGCGTAAGCCTCGTGGTAAATAG
- the rplP gene encoding 50S ribosomal protein L16, whose product MLQPKRMKFRKMFKGRNRGLANGTEVSFGEFGLKAVGRGRLTARQIESARRAMTRHIKRQGQIWIRVFPDKPITSKPLEVRMGKGKGNVEYWVCQIQPGKVLYEMNGVSEELAREAFTLAAAKLPIKTTFVTKTVM is encoded by the coding sequence ATGCTGCAACCTAAACGTATGAAGTTTCGCAAGATGTTCAAAGGCCGCAACCGCGGTCTAGCGAACGGCACTGAAGTTAGCTTCGGTGAGTTCGGTCTTAAAGCAGTTGGCCGCGGCCGTTTAACTGCTCGTCAGATCGAATCTGCGCGTCGTGCAATGACACGTCACATTAAACGTCAAGGGCAAATTTGGATCCGAGTTTTCCCTGACAAGCCTATTACCTCTAAGCCTCTTGAAGTGCGTATGGGTAAAGGTAAAGGTAACGTTGAATACTGGGTATGTCAGATTCAACCTGGTAAGGTTCTTTATGAGATGAATGGCGTTTCTGAAGAGTTAGCTCGTGAAGCTTTCACTTTAGCAGCTGCTAAACTTCCTATTAAGACTACCTTCGTAACTAAGACGGTGATGTAA
- the rpmC gene encoding 50S ribosomal protein L29, with protein MKASELREKSVEELNAELLGLLREQFNLRMQHATGQLSQTHQLKQVRRNIARVKTIITSKAGA; from the coding sequence ATGAAAGCGAGCGAACTAAGAGAAAAGAGCGTTGAAGAACTTAACGCTGAATTACTTGGTCTGCTGCGTGAGCAGTTTAACCTGCGTATGCAACACGCTACTGGTCAATTGAGTCAAACTCATCAATTGAAACAAGTGCGTCGTAACATTGCACGTGTTAAGACCATTATTACTTCTAAGGCAGGTGCGTAA
- the rpsQ gene encoding 30S ribosomal protein S17, whose amino-acid sequence MSDKIRTLQGKVISNKMDKSITVAIERQVKHPIYGKYIKRTTKIHAHDETNQCNEGDVVAISQCRPLSKTKSWTLVEVVSKA is encoded by the coding sequence ATGTCTGATAAAATCCGTACTTTGCAAGGTAAAGTAATTAGCAACAAAATGGACAAGTCTATTACTGTTGCTATTGAGCGCCAAGTGAAACACCCAATCTATGGGAAATACATCAAGCGCACTACTAAGATCCATGCACATGACGAAACAAATCAGTGTAATGAAGGTGACGTAGTGGCAATTAGCCAGTGTCGTCCTCTTTCTAAGACTAAGTCTTGGACCCTGGTTGAAGTAGTATCAAAAGCCTAA
- the rplN gene encoding 50S ribosomal protein L14 has protein sequence MIQMQSTLDVACNSGARRVQCIKVLGGSHRRYAGIGDIIKVSVKEAIPRAKAKKGDVYNAVVVRTKKGVRRPDGSVIRFDRNAAVLLNANLAPIGTRIFGPVTRELRTEQFMKIVSLAPEVL, from the coding sequence ATGATCCAAATGCAATCGACTCTTGACGTCGCATGTAACAGTGGCGCACGCAGAGTTCAGTGTATTAAGGTCTTGGGTGGCTCTCATCGTCGTTATGCCGGTATCGGCGACATCATCAAAGTTTCTGTTAAAGAAGCAATTCCTCGCGCTAAAGCGAAGAAAGGTGATGTATATAACGCGGTGGTAGTCCGTACTAAGAAAGGCGTACGTCGTCCAGACGGTTCTGTCATTCGCTTCGATCGGAATGCAGCGGTATTGCTTAATGCTAACCTTGCACCGATTGGTACTCGTATCTTTGGACCAGTGACACGTGAATTGCGTACTGAGCAGTTCATGAAAATTGTCTCGCTGGCACCTGAAGTACTGTAA
- the rplX gene encoding 50S ribosomal protein L24: MAAKIRREDEVIVLAGKDKGKRGKVSQVLPTGKLIVEGINLVKKHQKPNPQLGETGGVIEKEAPIQASNVAIFNQATGKADRVGFRFEDGKKVRFFKSNSELVK; encoded by the coding sequence ATGGCAGCAAAAATCCGTCGTGAAGACGAAGTAATTGTATTAGCAGGTAAAGACAAGGGTAAACGCGGTAAAGTTTCTCAAGTCCTACCTACTGGTAAATTGATTGTTGAAGGCATCAATCTTGTTAAGAAGCACCAAAAGCCAAACCCACAACTGGGTGAGACTGGTGGTGTTATCGAGAAAGAAGCGCCTATTCAAGCATCAAACGTAGCGATCTTTAACCAAGCCACAGGCAAGGCAGATCGTGTTGGTTTCCGATTTGAAGACGGCAAAAAAGTTCGTTTCTTTAAGTCGAACAGTGAACTCGTTAAGTAA
- the rplE gene encoding 50S ribosomal protein L5, with amino-acid sequence MAKLHDKYKETVIAELSKKFEYTSVMQVPRIEKITLNMGVGEAVADKKVMEHALRDMTAIAGQKPVVTVARKSVAGFKIREGYPIGCKVTLRGERMWEFLERLVDIAIPRIRDFRGLSAKAFDGRGNYAMGVREQIIFPEIDYDKIDKIRGMDIVITTTAKNDEEGRALLDAFNFPFKK; translated from the coding sequence ATGGCGAAACTGCATGATAAATACAAAGAGACTGTTATTGCAGAACTTTCTAAGAAGTTCGAATATACCAGTGTCATGCAAGTCCCTCGGATTGAAAAAATCACCCTTAACATGGGTGTTGGTGAAGCTGTAGCAGACAAAAAAGTTATGGAGCACGCGCTTCGTGACATGACTGCAATCGCTGGCCAAAAACCAGTTGTAACTGTAGCTCGTAAATCAGTTGCTGGTTTTAAAATCCGTGAAGGCTACCCGATTGGCTGTAAAGTTACCCTACGCGGTGAGCGTATGTGGGAATTCTTAGAGCGTTTAGTTGACATTGCAATCCCACGTATTCGTGACTTCCGTGGCCTAAGCGCAAAAGCGTTTGACGGTCGTGGTAACTACGCAATGGGCGTGCGTGAGCAGATCATCTTCCCAGAAATCGATTACGATAAAATCGATAAGATTCGTGGTATGGATATTGTTATCACTACTACTGCGAAGAATGACGAAGAAGGTCGTGCTTTGTTAGACGCTTTTAACTTCCCATTTAAGAAATAA